Proteins encoded in a region of the Rutidosis leptorrhynchoides isolate AG116_Rl617_1_P2 chromosome 9, CSIRO_AGI_Rlap_v1, whole genome shotgun sequence genome:
- the LOC139869391 gene encoding mitochondrial import inner membrane translocase subunit TIM8-like — translation MDPSAFNNPQLQQLINQEKEKAMMNEMVAKLTSACWDKCITSTPGSKFSSSESSCLSNCAQRYLDVSMLIVKRFQSQN, via the exons ATGGATCCTTCAGCATTCAACAACCCACAATTACAGCAGTTAATCAAT CAAGAGAAAGAAAAAGCTATGATGAATGAGATGGTAGCAAAGCTCACAAGTGCATGTTGGGATAAGTGCATCACTAGTACTCCTGGTAGCAAGTTTAGTTCCAGTGAATCGAGTTGCCTCTCAAACTGCGCGCAGCGTTATTTGGACGTGAGTATGCTGATTGTCAAACGTTTCCAGTCTCAAAATTAA
- the LOC139865584 gene encoding probable protein S-acyltransferase 7 has protein sequence MYGVHPPNNSGHPAADPSNDVTRNYQIWKGTNIFILGGRFVFGPDVNSVFLSIFLIVAPVIVFCVFVARKLLDKFNHHLGILIMVFAILLTFYVIILLLLTSGRDPGIIPRNAHPPEPESIDQSVEIGSSQTPQLRLPRVKEVIVNGLTVKVKYCDTCMLYRPPRCSHCSICDNCVERFDHHCPWVGQCIGLRNYRFYFLFVSSATLLCVYLFVFCWVYVVKIKNSEEISIWAALIKTPASIVLIVYCFVCVWFVGGLTCFHLYLISTNQSTYENFRYRYDRTENPYNKGTFENFKEVFWRSIPPSKNNFRAVVQREPEKLPRVPMGRLVNSDVEKNSSDIEMGDRKPTGNNGSGRVDQYDQTSSFEGRTDRRSSWGRRSENWDLTSDIASVASALGDSNRTV, from the exons ATGTATGGAGTACATCCCCCCAATAATTCCGGTCATCCCGCCGCCGATCCTTCCAATGACGTCACCCGAAATTATCAAATTTGGAAAGGCACCAAC ATATTTATCTTAGGAGGAAGATTTGTATTCGGGCCGGATGTGAATTCGGTTTTCTTATCAATATTTCTAATAGTTGCACCAGTCATAGTTTTTTGTGTATTTGTTGCACGAAAGTTACTTGATAAATTCAACCATCATCTTGGTATATTGATTATGGTCTTTGCAATTTTACTCACATTTTAT GTTATAATCCTGCTCCTACTTACTTCTGGACGGGACCCGGGAATAATTCCCCGTAATGCGCATCCTCCAGAACCCGAAAGTATTGACCAAAGTGTAGAAATTGGGTCTAGTCAAACTCCACAGTTACGTTTACCTCGTGTTAAAGAAGTTATAGTCAATGGGCTGACTGTAAAGGTCAAGTATTGTGATACTTGCATGCTATATAGACCTCCGCGTTGTTCTCATTGTTCTATATGTGATAATTGTGTTGAACGGTTCGATCATCATTGTCCGTGGGTCGGCCAGTGTATCGGATTG CgtaactaccggttctatttcctgtTTGTTTCTTCGGCTACTCTACTTTGCGTTTACTTGTTTGTGTTCTGTTGGGTGTATGTGGTAAAGATCAAGAACAGTGAGGAGATATCGATATGGGCGGCGTTAATCAAAACCCCTGCATCGATTGTGCTGATAGTATATTGTTTTGTATGCGTTTGGTTTGTTGGTGGCCTTACGTGTTTCCATCTTTATCTCATCAGCACAAACCAG TCAACGTATGAAAATTTTCGCTATAGATACGATCGAACTGAAAATCCATATAACAAAGGAACTTTCGAAAATTTCAAGGAAGTGTTTTGGCGTAGTATTCCGCCATCCAAGAACAATTTTAGGGCGGTGGTGCAAAGAGAACCCGAAAAGTTACCTCGGGTTCCAATGGGCAGGCTTGTAAATTCAGATGTAGAGAAAAATTCAAGTGACATAGAAATGGGTGATAGGAAGCCCACCGGGAATAACGGGTCGGGTCGAGTTGACCAGTATGATCAAACATCCTCTTTTGAAGGGCGTACTGATAGGCGGTCTAGCTGGGGAAGGAGAAGCGAAAACTGGGATTTAACGAGTGATATTGCGTCAGTTGCATCAGCTCTTGGGGACTCGAATCGGACCGTGTAA